One genomic window of Cannabis sativa cultivar Pink pepper isolate KNU-18-1 chromosome 2, ASM2916894v1, whole genome shotgun sequence includes the following:
- the LOC115719086 gene encoding ATP-citrate synthase alpha chain protein 2 codes for MARKKIREYDSKRLLKEHLKRLAAIDLQISSAQVNEATDFTELTNQQPWLSSTRLVVKPDMLFGKRGKSGLVALNLDLAQVAEFVKARLGKEVEMGGCKAPITTFIVEPFVPHNQEYYLSIVSDRLGSTISFSECGGIEIEENWDKVKTIFLPTEKSLTLESCAPLIATLPLEVRGKIGDFLMGVFAVFQDLDFSFLEMNPFTLVNGEPYPLDMRGELDDTAAFKNFQKWGNIEFPLPFGRVMSPTESFIHSLDEKTSASLKFTVLNPKGRIWTMVAGGGASVIYADTVGDLGYASELGNYAEYSGAPNEDEVLQYARVVIDCATADPDGRKRALLIGGGIANFTDVAATFNGIIRALREKESKLKAARMHIYVRRGGPNYRTGLAKMRALGEELGVPLEVYGPEATMTGICKEAIDCIMSTA; via the exons ATGGCCAGGAAGAAGATCAGAGAGTACGACTCCAAGAGACTCCTCAAGGAGCATCTCAAGCGCCTTGCCGCTATCGACCTCCAGATCTCCTCTGCTCAG GTGAATGAAGCAACGGATTTTACTGAGTTGACGAATCAGCAGCCATGGCTTTCGTCCACAAGGTTGGTTGTGAAACCAGATATGTTGTTTGGGAAGCGTGGGAAGAGTGGTTTGGTTGCTTTGAACTTGGATCTTGCTCAGGTTGCTGAGTTTGTTAAAGCACGTCTGGGAAAGGAG gtTGAGATGGGTGGCTGCAAGGCACCAATAACAACTTTTATTGTTGAGCCATTTGTTCCCCACAATCAAGAGTATTACCTTTCAATAGTTTCTGACAGACTTGGCTCTACCATTAGCTTTTCAGAATGTGGAGGTATTGAGATTGAAGAGAACTGGGATAAG GTTAAGACTATATTCCTTCCTACTGAAAAATCATTGACGCTGGAGTCATGCGCTCCATTGATAGCTACACTTCCTTTGGAG GTGCGAGGGAAAATTGGTGACTTCTTAATGGGTGTCTTTGCAGTATTTCAAG ATCTGGACTTTAGTTTTCTGGAAATGAATCCTTTTACGCTGGTCAATGGAGAGCCATATCCACTGGATATGAGAGGGGAATTGGACGACACTGCTGCTTTCAAGAACTTTCAAAA GTGGGGAAACATTGAATTTCCCCTTCCTTTTGGAAGAGTTATGAGCCCTACAGAAAGCTTTATTCACTCATTAGATGAAAAA ACAAGTGCGTCTTTGAAGTTCACTGTTTTGAATCCGAAAGGACGCATCTGGACAATGGTTGCTGGGGGAGGAGCTAGTGTTATATATGCTGATACT GTTGGAGATTTGGGCTATGCATCCGAGCTTGGTAATTATGCAGAATATAGTGGAGCTCCAAACGAGGATGAAGTCTTACAATATGCTCGAGTTGTTATTGAT TGTGCCACTGCAGACCCTGATGGTCGTAAGAGAGCCCTTTTAATTGGAGGGGGCATTGCTAATTTCACTGATGTGGCTGCTACTTTTAATGGAATTATTCGTGCTCTAAGGGAGAAG GAATCAAAGCTGAAGGCAGCAAGAATGCACATCTATGTACGAAGAGGCGGTCCTAATTATCGGACCGGTTTGGCAAAGATGCGAGCTTTGGGTGAAGAACTTGGAGTACCCCTTGAG GTTTATGGACCAGAAGCCACAATGACTGGTATCTGCAAGGAGGCAATAGATTGCATTATGTCCACAGCATAA
- the LOC115718412 gene encoding histone H2B, with protein sequence MAPRAEKKPAEKKPTEEKKTLAEKTPAEKKPKAGKKLPKEGGASVGDKKKKRTKKSVETYKIYIFKVLKQVHPDVGISSKAMGIMNSFINDIFEKLAQEASRLARYNKKPTITSREIQTAVRLVLPGELAKHAVSEGTKAVTKFTSS encoded by the coding sequence ATGGCGCCAAGAGCAGAGAAGAAGCCGGCGGAGAAGAAGCCCACGGAGGAGAAGAAAACATTGGCCGAAAAGACACCTGCCGAGAAGAAACCCAAGGCCGGAAAGAAGCTCCCAAAGGAAGGCGGTGCTTCCGTCGGagacaagaagaagaaaagaacgaAGAAGAGCGTCGAAACCTATAAGATATACATTTTCAAAGTCTTGAAGCAGGTTCATCCAGATGTAGGAATCTCCAGCAAAGCCATGGGTATCATGAATAGCTTCATCAACGATATCTTTGAGAAGCTGGCACAGGAAGCTTCAAGGCTCGCTCGATACAACAAGAAGCCCACCATTACATCTCGGGAGATCCAGACCGCTGTCAGGCTCGTTCTTCCCGGTGAATTGGCTAAGCATGCGGTTTCGGAGGGGACCAAGGCAGTGACCAAATTTACTAGCTCTTGA
- the LOC115718456 gene encoding histone H2B-like, giving the protein MAPRAEKKPAEKKPAAEKPTEEKKTLAEKTPAEKKPKAGKKLPKEGGASVGDKKKKRTKKSVETYKIYIFKVLKQVHPDIGISSKAMGIMNSFINDIFEKLAQEASRLARYNKKPTITSREIQTAVRLVLPGELAKHAVSEGTKAVTKFTSS; this is encoded by the coding sequence ATGGCGCCAAGAGCAGAGAAGAAGCCGGCGGAGAAGAAGCCAGCCGCCGAGAAGCCCACGGAGGAGAAGAAAACCTTGGCCGAGAAGACACCTGCCGAGAAGAAACCCAAGGCCGGAAAGAAGCTCCCAAAGGAAGGCGGTGCTTCCGTCGGagacaagaagaagaaaagaacgaAGAAGAGCGTCGAAACCTATAAGATTTATATCTTCAAGGTCTTGAAACAGGTTCATCCAGATATAGGAATCTCCAGCAAAGCCATGGGTATTATGAACAGCTTCATAAACGATATCTTTGAGAAGCTGGCACAGGAAGCTTCCAGGCTCGCTCGATACAACAAGAAGCCCACGATCACTTCTCGGGAGATCCAGACCGCTGTCAGGCTCGTTCTTCCCGGTGAATTGGCCAAACATGCGGTTTCGGAGGGGACCAAGGCAGTGACTAAATTTACTAGCTCTTGA